In Oryzias latipes chromosome 15, ASM223467v1, the following proteins share a genomic window:
- the flrt3 gene encoding leucine-rich repeat transmembrane protein FLRT3 — protein MVYQCKSFLLFLIRIGLLLGLANPLVTSASCPSVCRCDGTFIYCNDRGLTSIPLGIPRDATVLFLQNNRIKSSGIPTELRRLSKVEKIYLYCNNLDEFPTNLPLGLKELHLQENNIRMITHASLAQIPYIEELHLDDNSVSAVSIEDGAFRDSNHLRLLFLSRNHLSTIPSGLPMSIEELRFEDNRISSISEQSLQDLINLKRLILDGNLLNNRGIGEMALINLINLTELSLVRNSLTAPPANLPGTSLEKLQLQDNHISRIPPGAFAFLRQLYRLDLSGNKLTSLPHGVFEDLDNLTQLLLRSNPWQCTCRMRWVRDWLRSLPSKVNVRGLMCQGPDKVKGMAIKDLTTDMFNCTDSELFSIYETSTVSNTFSTSKPQRPSFVTRRPGAKGPDISKNYRSTTTSSGKKIITISVMSSSEDAIHISWRVSQPMTALRLSWLKQGHSPAFGSITETIVQGERTEYLLTALEPDSSYRICMVPMETSNIYLSDETPVCIETQTGPHRSYNPTTILNREQEKEPYKNSSLPLAAIIGGAVALLAIIMLALVCWYIHRNGSLFSRNCTYNKGRRRKDDYAEAGTKKDNSILEIRETTFQMIPINHLPVSKEEFVIHTIFPPNGLSLYKTPHNENSINNRSYRDSGIPDSDHSHS, from the coding sequence ATGGTATATCAATGCAagtccttcctcctcttcctcatcaggATCGGGTTGTTGCTGGGTCTTGCCAACCCCTTGGTCACGTCAGCATCGTGCCCCTCAGTCTGTCGCTGTGATGGGACTTTCATATACTGTAATGACAGAGGCCTGACTTCCATCCCTCTCGGTATACCCCGAGATGCCACAGTgctttttctgcaaaacaaCCGCATTAAGAGCTCAGGCATTCCTACTGAGCTCCGCAGACTTTCAAAAGTGGAGAAGATCTACCTTTACTGCAACAATTTAGATGAGTTTCCTACCAATCTTCCTCTTGGACTAAAAGAGCTTCATCTTCAGGAGAACAACATCAGGATGATTACCCACGCCTCTTTAGCCCAAATTCCCTATATCGAGGAACTCCACCTGGATGATAATTCTGTATCAGCAGTCAGCATAGAAGACGGAGCCTTTAGGGACAGTAATCACCTCAGATTGCTTTTCCTCTCCAGAAACCACCTAAGCACCATTCCATCAGGTCTACCCATGAGCATTGAGGAGTTGCGTTTTGAAGACAACCGCATCTCCTCCATCTCTGAGCAATCTCTGCAAGATCTCATCAATCTGAAACGACTAATACTTGATGGAAACTTGCTCAACAACCGTGGAATTGGGGAGATGGCTTTAATCAACCTTATCAACCTGACTGAGCTCTCACTGGTGAGAAATTCCTTGACGGCGCCACCAGCCAACTTACCTGGCACCAGTTTGGAGAAGCTACAGCTACAAGATAATCACATTAGCAGGATCCCGCCTGGGGCTTTTGCCTTTCTTAGACAGCTGTATCGCCTAGACCTGTCAGGTAATAAGCTAACCAGCCTCCCACATGGTGTGTTTGAAGATCTGGACAATCTCACCCAGCTCCTGCTACGTAGTAATCCATGGCAATGTACTTGCAGGATGAGATGGGTGCGTGACTGGTTGAGGTCACTACCATCAAAAGTGAATGTACGTGGCTTGATGTGTCAGGGTCCTGATAAGGTCAAAGGCATGGCCATTAAAGATTTAACTACAGATATGTTCAACTGCACAGACTCGGAACTCTTTTCCATATATGAGACAAGCACAGTCTCCAACACTTTCAGCACATCCAAGCCACAGAGGCCCTCGTTTGTCACCCGAAGGCCTGGAGCAAAAGGGCCCGACATCAGTAAGAATTACCGCAGCACCACCACATCTTCAGGCAAAAAGATCATCACCATCAGTGTAATGTCAAGTAGTGAAGATGCAATACATATTTCATGGAGGGTGTCGCAACCAATGACGGCCCTGCGGCTTAGCTGGCTAAAGCAAGGACACAGCCCTGCCTTTGGATCCATCACCGAGACCATAGTGCAAGGAGAACGGACCGAGTATCTTCTCACTGCGCTGGAGCCCGATTCCTCCTACAGAATATGCATGGTTCCCATGGAGACCAGCAACATTTACCTGTCAGATGAAACTCCTGTTTGCATTGAGACACAGACTGGTCCTCACAGATCATACAACCCAACAACAATTTTAAACAGAGAACAGGAGAAAGAGCCTTACAAAAATTCCAGTCTGCCTTTGGCTGCTATCATCGGAGGGGCAGTAGCTCTTCTGGCAATAATCATGTTGGCCCTAGTTTGCTGGTACATCCACAGAAATGGTTCACTTTTTTCCAGAAACTGCACCTACAATAAAGGCCGTCGGAGAAAGGACGACTACGCTGAGGCTGGCACTAAAAAGGACAATTCCATCCTTGAAATAAGAGAAACTACTTTTCAAATGATTCCTATAAACCATCTACCAGTGTCCAAAGAGGAATTTGTGATACACACAATTTTCCCTCCAAATGGATTGAGTTTATATAAAACTCCACACAATGAGAACAGCATTAACAACAGGAGCTACAGAGACAGTGGAATACCAGATTCAGACCATTCCCATTCATGA